One region of Armigeres subalbatus isolate Guangzhou_Male chromosome 3, GZ_Asu_2, whole genome shotgun sequence genomic DNA includes:
- the LOC134225139 gene encoding uncharacterized protein LOC134225139, translating to MAIATSRLRSLAFQGLLVLLATVADGQDSAPSQRPQVLNDGSFKFAANTGFSCSGRAAGYYADIETGCQIYHMCDGLGRQFSYACPNTTLFQQRMLICDHWYMVNCSKAESNYAANLLIGQRDKPFVTDDENELRTPRPDLLDTPYAAGFNMESLKYNFFKTNIPAPQNTISSNGKRPTKAQTTKPKQTTTEIFEESASNHGLPIHWSTRYAKEDDDKERKDDKQALDAPLSTVIPLSSGETQLQGNKLNERRNVKDNENRTTARAITTDTFNRVEEAASNNDQVNVKIPSIRYEPPFTPEEQSKRGGTVKDSLGAGFKPFESVLNFNKKGNRKDYDFSNFFNRNESIKNTAPTQAATPLTTTPRTVPPSTTRFVSSSSTTSVRPTTRFTTTPRQAGFITSSGPTTKPIAIVVSDLQPPQLNPAQFAPRTGSVFQPNVVSTTARSFFSTATTTTAAPTFKPQLLSDPRQSNRAPTTILFNPPAATAGLFENRFALQRPPVTSDVPIPSREILPPFQNVANFDKIKNRYVNEAIFTRQPITNEPSSGPIKSGIDKLSGDVQIQVRNDNAPRPFSVPAPANDLLPPKKEYVFYDDATTKGPPIYYQWKWSIPSFGLDPPLDAPLTDEEKLLTQLNPASQDSPDTNREHNQTARSISSETGNPGENSSTGNSFAEANRRKIQQPNHNYLELRKQLAIPDFTFPLENVAAAKSVYDNEAAVNSFQIRIPAYARSDDDSTAWYGENAKCPQCHPAFVRPGSCEPCIKIRR from the exons CAACGACCGCAGGTGCTCAACGATGGATCGTTCAAGTTTGCCGCCAATACGGGTTTCTCCTGCAGTGGCCGAGCCGCCGGGTACTACGCGGACATTGAAACCGGTTGTCAG ATTTACCACATGTGTGACGGATTGGGACGGCAGTTCAGCTACGCCTGTCCCAATACGACCCTGTTCCAGCAGCGAATGCTAATCTGCGATCATTGGTACATGGTCAATTGTTCCAAAGCCGAAAGCAACTACGCAGCGAATCTGCTAATTG GTCAACGGGACAAACCATTCGTGACGGATGATGAGAATGAACTGCGAACGCCACGCCCAGATTTGTTGGACACACCATACGCGGCCGGCTTCAACATGGAATCGTTAAAGTACAACTTTTTCAAG ACAAATATTCCAGCACCACAGAACACCATATCTTCGAATGGGAAAAGGCCGACTAAAGCACAAACGACTAAACCAAAGCAGACGACAACCGAAATTTTCGAAGAGAGCGCCAGTAATCACGGTCTTCCTATTCATTGGAGCACGCGTTATGCCAAGGAAGACGATGATAAGGAACGAAAGGATGATAAGCAGGCATTAGATGCGCCATTGAGCACCGTAATACCGCTGAGCTCAGGGGAAACACAACTGCAGGGTAACAAACTCAATGAACGTCGTAACGTGAAGGATAATGAGAACAGAACTACGGCTCGCGCTATCACCACAGACACATTTAATAGGGTTGAAGAGGCTGCCAGCAACAACGATCAAGTCAACGTCAAAATACCATCGATTCGTTATGAACCTCCGTTCACACCAGAAGAACAGTCAAAACGTGGAGGCACCGTAAAAGATTCATTGGGAGCCGGGTTCAAACCTTTCGAATCTGTCTTGAATTTTAACAAGAAAGGTAATCGAAAGGACTACGATTTCTCAAACTTCTTCAATCGGAATGAAAGTATCAAGAACACTGCGCCAACACAGGCAGCAACTCCGTTAACTACCACTCCACGAACCGTTCCACCAAGCACCACGAGATTCGTAAGCAGTTCTTCGACTACTTCAGTACGCCCAACCACCAGATTCACGACAACTCCACGTCAAGCGGGCTTCATTACTTCATCAGGACCAACAACGAAGCCGATCGCTATCGTAGTCTCTGATCTACAACCACCTCAACTCAATCCAGCACAGTTTGCGCCAAGAACTGGTTcagtttttcaaccaaatgttgTCAGCACAACTGCCAGAAGCTTTTTCTCCACGGCTACAACAACAACTGCTGCACCAACATTTAAACCACAGCTCCTGTCCGACCCACGCCAATCAAACCGTGCTCCAACTACGATCCTGTTTAACCCTCCAGCGGCTACAGCCGGTCTTTTTGAAAACCGTTTTGCGCTTCAACGTCCTCCGGTGACGTCCGATGTTCCAATTCCATCTCGAGAAATCCTTCCTCCGTTCCAGAACGTTGCAAATTttgacaaaattaaaaatcGTTACGTAAATGAAGCGATATTTACACGTCAACCCATAACCAATGAGCCGTCCAGCGGACCCATTAAGTCCGGAATCGACAAGCTTTCAGGTGACGTTCAAATCCAAGTCAGAAACGATAACGCACCTCGGCCTTTCAGCGTCCCAGCACCTGCCAACGATCTTCTTCCTCCGAAGAAAGAATACGTATTCTACGACGACGCAACCACCAAGGGACCTCCAATCTATTACCAGTGGAAGTGGTCTATTCCATCCTTCGGGCTTGATCCACCTCTTGATGCGCCACTGACCGACGAAGAAAAATTACTTACCCAACTGAACCCCGCGTCTCAGGATTCTCCCGACACGAATCGCGAACACAATCAAACCGCTCGCTCGATTTCCTCCGAAACTGGAAACCCAGGCGAGAATTCCTCGACCGGCAACTCGTTCGCTGAAGCAAACAGGCGCAAAATCCAGCAGCCGAACCACAACTATCTTGAACTGCGCAAACAGCTGGCCATCCCGGATTTCACCTTCCCGCTGGAAAACGTCGCTGCAGCGAAAAGCGTGTACGACAATGAGGCCGCAGTCAATTCTTTTCAAATAAGAATCCCAGCCTATGCCCGCAGCGATGACGACAGTACGGCTTGGTACGGTGAAAACGCCAAATGTCCCCAATGCCATCCTGCTTTTGTGAGGCCTGGCAGCTGCGAACCGTGTATCAAAATTCGGAGATAA